One genomic segment of Suncus etruscus isolate mSunEtr1 chromosome 15, mSunEtr1.pri.cur, whole genome shotgun sequence includes these proteins:
- the TRIM72 gene encoding tripartite motif-containing protein 72 has protein sequence MSAAPGLLHQELSCPLCLQLFDAPITAECGHSFCRACLGRVAGEPAADGTVPCPSCQAPTRPQALNTNLQLARLVEGLKQVPQGHCEEHLDPLSIYCEQDRVLVCGVCASLGSHRGHRLLPAAEAHARLKTQLPQQMLQLQEARAHKEKSVGVLEHQLTEVEETVRQFRGAVGEQLNKMRVYLTALEGSLDREAERVRSEAGQALRRELGGLNSYLEQLRQMEQVLDEVADKPQTEFLMKYCLVTSRLQKILSESPPPARLDIQLPIISDDFKFQVWRKMFRALMPALSELTLDPNTAHPSLVLSMYGRRVECSEQKAPSAGEDPRQFDKAVAVVAHQQLSGGEHYWEVEVGDKPRWALGVISAQANRRGRLHAVPSQGLWLLGQREGKILEAHVEAKEPKALRPRERRPTRIGIYLSFADGVLSFYDASSSDALELLFAFHERLPGPVYPFFDVCWHDKGKNAQPLQLVTPEQGEI, from the exons ATGTCTGCCGCGCCGGGCCTCTTGCATCAGGAACTGTCCTGCCCTCTGTGCCTGCAGCTGTTCGACGCACCCATCACGGCTGAATGTGGCCACAGCTTCTGCCGGGCCTGCCTGGGTCGGGTCGCCGGGGAGCCTGCGGCCGACGGCACGGTGCCCTGCCCCAGCTGCCAGGCGCCCACGCGGCCGCAGGCGCTCAACACTAACCTGCAGCTGGCGCGCCTGGTGGAGGGGCTGAAGCAGGTGCCGCAGGGCCACTGCGAGGAGCACCTAGATCCGCTCAGCATCTACTGCGAGCAGGACCGGGTGCTCGTGTGTGGCGTGTGCGCCTCGCTCGGCTCGCACCGCGGCCACCGCCTCCTGCCCGCCGCAGAGGCCCACGCGCGCCTCAAG acCCAGCTTCCACAACAGATGCTGCAGTTGCAAGAGGCACGTGCACACAAGGAGAAGAGTGTGGGCGTGTTGGAGCACCAGTTGACTGAGGTGGAG GAGACAGTTCGACAGTTCCGAGGGGCTGTGGGGGAACAGCTGAATAAGATGCGGGTGTATCTGACTGCCCTGGAGGGCTCGTTGGATCGTGAGGCTGAGCGTGTGCGCAGTGAGGCAGGACAGGCGTTGCGGCGGGAACTGGGTGGCCTTAACTCTTATCTGGAGCAGCTGCGGCAGATGGAGCAGGTTCTGGATGAAGTAGCAGACAAGCCACAGACTGAGTTTCTTATG aaatactgCCTGGTGACCAGCAG gTTGCAGAAGATCCTGTCAGAGTCACCACCACCAGCTCGGCTGGACATCCAGCTGCCCATCATCTCAGATGACTTCAAGTTTCAGGTCTGGAGGAAGATGTTCCGGGCACTGATGCCAG CACTGAGTGAGCTGACGCTGGATCCCAACACGGCCCACCCGAGCCTGGTGCTGTCCATGTACGGCCGCCGTGTGGAGTGCTCCGAGCAGAAGGCGCCTTCGGCCGGGGAGGACCCTCGCCAGTTCGACAAGGCGGTGGCAGTGGTGGCACACCAGCAGCTGTCGGGGGGCGAGCACTACTGGGAGGTGGAGGTGGGTGACAAGCCGCGGTGGGCCCTGGGCGTGATCTCTGCCCAGGCCAATCGTCGCGGTCGGCTGCACGCAGTGCCCTCGCAGGGCCTGTGGCTGCTTGGGCAGCGCGAGGGCAAGATCCTGGAGGCGCATGTGGAGGCCAAGGAGCCCAAGGCCCTGCGCCCTCGCGAGCGGCGGCCCACACGCATCGGCATCTACTTGAGCTTCGCCGACGGTGTCCTCTCCTTCTATGACGCCAGCTCCTCTGATGCGCTGGAGCTGCTGTTTGCATTTCACGAGCGCCTACCTGGGCCTGTGTACCCCTTCTTCGACGTGTGCTGGCACGACAAGGGCAAGAATGCTCAGCCGCTGCAGCTAGTGACGCCTGAGCAGGGGGAGATCTGA
- the PYDC1 gene encoding pyrin domain-containing protein 1 — translation MRTKRDAILMALENLTPEELKKFKLKLGSVKLQEGFGRIPRGTLWQMGAVDLTDQLVIHYCEDYGAELTVLLLRDMGMQEEAERLQVAT, via the coding sequence ATGAGGACGAAACGAGATGCCATCCTGATGGCTCTGGAGAACCTAACCCCTGAGGAGCTCAAGAAGTTCAAGCTGAAGCTAGGATCTGTAAAACTGCAGGAAGGCTTCGGCAGAATTCCTCGGGGGACCCTCTGGCAAATGGGTGCTGTGGACCTTACTGACCAATTGGTGATTCACTACTGTGAGGACTACGGCGCTGAACTCACTGTGCTCCTGCTCCGGGATATGGGCATGCAAGAGGAGGCAGAGCGGCTCCAGGTTGCCACGTGA